The Deinococcus carri genome contains a region encoding:
- a CDS encoding FKBP-type peptidyl-prolyl cis-trans isomerase, with amino-acid sequence MTAQELKVDKYHEGSGTPAQAGKMVRVHYTGTLENGQKFDSSRDRGEPIEFPLGVGYVIPGWDQGIAGLRVGDKARLTIPGHLAYGAAGVPGVIPPNATLIFDVELMDVR; translated from the coding sequence ATGACGGCTCAGGAACTGAAGGTCGACAAGTATCACGAGGGGAGCGGCACGCCCGCCCAGGCGGGCAAGATGGTGCGCGTCCACTACACCGGCACGCTGGAGAACGGGCAGAAGTTCGACTCCAGCCGCGACCGCGGCGAACCCATCGAGTTTCCGCTGGGCGTCGGGTACGTCATCCCCGGCTGGGACCAGGGAATTGCGGGGCTGCGCGTGGGCGACAAGGCCCGCCTGACCATCCCCGGCCACCTCGCCTACGGGGCGGCGGGGGTGCCCGGCGTGATTCCGCCGAACGCCACCCTCATCTTCGACGTGGAACTGATGGACGTGCGCTGA
- a CDS encoding DUF1684 domain-containing protein: protein MSGSGGQAAGYAEAITDFRRRKDEHFRAGHGPLPASALEGFRGLSYYPPDPAWTFTVPVERVGGAEVTLSTNTGEERPMARFGTVRVDLPDGPQTLTLYAPPGDEAPARVFVPFRDATSGPETYGAGRYLDAPLTQTPGGLEAHLDFNLAYHPYCAYGEGWTCPLPPRENWLTPPVRAGERLPEERPEP, encoded by the coding sequence GTGAGCGGCTCGGGGGGCCAGGCGGCCGGGTACGCGGAGGCCATCACCGACTTCCGGCGGCGCAAGGACGAGCATTTCAGGGCCGGACATGGGCCACTCCCGGCCAGTGCGCTGGAGGGCTTCCGGGGCCTGAGCTACTACCCGCCCGACCCGGCCTGGACCTTCACGGTGCCGGTGGAGCGGGTAGGCGGCGCGGAGGTCACGCTGAGCACGAACACCGGCGAGGAGCGCCCGATGGCCCGCTTCGGGACGGTCCGGGTGGACCTGCCGGACGGCCCGCAGACCCTCACCCTCTACGCCCCCCCCGGCGACGAGGCCCCGGCGCGCGTGTTCGTGCCCTTTCGTGACGCGACGAGCGGCCCGGAAACCTACGGGGCGGGCCGCTATCTGGACGCGCCGCTGACGCAGACGCCAGGTGGCCTGGAAGCCCACCTCGACTTCAACCTCGCCTACCATCCCTACTGCGCTTACGGCGAGGGCTGGACCTGCCCGCTACCCCCCCGCGAGAACTGGCTCACGCCGCCGGTGCGGGCAGGCGAGCGGCTGCCGGAGGAACGCCCGGAGCCGTAA
- a CDS encoding glycoside hydrolase family 36 protein — MPEWTLPSSPTDLRVLVSGYQSWSEAELRPLLDRQSVPLMPWRWQQGHDPAFLPSGEAGVWRSHTLLALIRPDGGGWVGCALDAASTFTHWEARADGNGVRVTCTLEGPPVEVAWEETPDVIGAVERLSADLGRRMNARTPAPLRVWCSWYSYYRNVTLDAVLDNARLARELDLPFDVFQLDDGFQADLGDWLEPRLSFGGHVQDLPARLAELGFTPGLWLAPFLAAPTSRLFRDHPDWMLRGEDGSPLPVGHNWGGPYFTLDTTRPEVLDWLRDLARTVRGWGFPYLKLDFLYGAALPGVRHDPSVGRAQAYRNGLTALREGAGEDAFLLGCGAPLAASIGLVDAMRTGPDVAPLWDDESRRLWLGDASGPSTRNAVHTSLARWYQHAWYQPDPDVMIARRELSLLGHTERHTLLGLLDTVGGLRASSDPIELLDGPGLELLRASLRLSTPERPRTLTQSFGGTVTHFTRGTFNLLDVPAGGIPPHGYREREA; from the coding sequence ATGCCCGAATGGACCCTTCCCAGCTCCCCCACCGACCTGCGCGTGCTGGTGAGCGGCTACCAGTCGTGGAGCGAGGCGGAACTGCGGCCCCTGCTCGACCGCCAGTCGGTGCCGCTGATGCCCTGGCGCTGGCAGCAGGGACACGACCCGGCCTTTCTGCCCAGCGGCGAGGCGGGGGTGTGGCGCAGCCATACGCTGCTGGCCCTGATTCGCCCGGACGGGGGCGGCTGGGTGGGCTGCGCACTGGATGCCGCCTCCACCTTCACGCACTGGGAGGCCCGCGCGGACGGGAACGGCGTGCGCGTGACCTGCACCCTAGAGGGACCGCCCGTGGAGGTCGCCTGGGAGGAGACACCGGACGTCATCGGGGCGGTGGAACGCCTGAGCGCCGACCTGGGCCGCCGCATGAACGCCCGCACGCCCGCACCGCTGCGGGTCTGGTGCTCCTGGTACTCGTATTACCGGAACGTGACGCTGGACGCCGTGCTGGACAACGCCCGGCTGGCCCGCGAGCTGGACCTCCCCTTCGACGTGTTTCAGCTCGACGACGGCTTCCAGGCCGACCTGGGCGACTGGCTGGAGCCGCGCCTCTCCTTCGGCGGCCACGTGCAGGATCTCCCCGCGCGGCTGGCGGAGCTGGGCTTCACGCCGGGGCTGTGGCTGGCCCCCTTTCTGGCCGCCCCCACCTCGCGCCTCTTCCGGGACCACCCGGACTGGATGCTGCGCGGCGAGGACGGCTCCCCTCTCCCCGTCGGCCACAACTGGGGCGGGCCGTACTTCACGCTGGATACGACCCGCCCGGAGGTGCTGGACTGGCTGCGTGACCTGGCGCGGACCGTGCGGGGCTGGGGCTTCCCGTACCTCAAGCTGGATTTCCTGTACGGGGCGGCGCTGCCGGGGGTGCGCCATGACCCCAGCGTGGGGCGGGCGCAGGCATATCGCAATGGGCTGACGGCGCTGCGGGAAGGAGCGGGCGAGGACGCCTTCCTGCTGGGCTGCGGCGCACCGCTGGCCGCCAGCATCGGTCTGGTGGACGCCATGCGGACCGGGCCGGACGTCGCGCCCCTGTGGGACGACGAATCCCGCCGCCTCTGGCTGGGCGACGCGAGCGGGCCGAGCACGCGCAACGCGGTCCACACCAGCCTCGCGCGCTGGTATCAGCACGCCTGGTATCAGCCCGACCCCGACGTGATGATCGCCCGCCGCGAACTCAGCCTGCTGGGGCACACCGAGCGCCATACCCTGCTGGGCCTGCTGGACACGGTGGGCGGCCTGCGCGCGAGCAGCGACCCGATCGAACTGCTGGACGGGCCAGGACTGGAGCTGCTGCGGGCCAGCCTGCGCCTCAGCACGCCCGAACGCCCCCGGACCCTCACCCAGAGTTTCGGCGGCACGGTCACGCACTTCACGCGCGGCACCTTCAACCTGCTGGATGTGCCCGCGGGTGGCATCCCGCCCCACGGCTACCGCGAGCGGGAAGCCTAG
- a CDS encoding insulinase family protein, producing MTTTERLPALPAAGDRLGRYTVERVEALPEMQGTLVLLRHDLGARHAHVSRDDDNLAFGVTFPTVPQDSTGVAHILEHVVLMGSQKYPVADPFFAMIPRSLNTFMNAMTASDWTTYPFSTRNEKDFYNLLGVYLDAAFFPLLRYESFRQDGHRFEFETPDDPSTPLKLQGVVYNEMKGGMASAGAVMWRAFGKALYPDLTYANNSGGSPEDIPNLTYEGLRAFHAAHYHPSNAFFYTYGRLDLPRVLDEIETHVMSKFSPQTLDVSIPDQPDFAQPRRVDVTYPGSDVERGGQVSVAWKLGHTTDPDGNLRWSVLSDVLLGNPAAPLTRPLIESGIGSALADLSGYRDNFREGAFAVGLKGLSAGKAAEVQSLVLDTLAAIVRDGIDPELIESSLHQFEIGQREVSNSGYPYGLQVMFRLLGPWLYGGDPVTGLRLDAELDRLRADLKAGRVFEPMLQRDLLDNPHRVTLVLAPDPDLAARTEQAERELVQRLSEGFTDEDRARIVRESLQLQSLQGQESSPDVLPTLTLADVPPTVPRVPYTTEEAGRALIGRVPQPTGGLTYLDVQVRLPELPADLLDTLPLYAYAVTRSGAAGQDYLALARRIEAVTGGVSASVGVGGKPDDLDTLRLSLTFSGKALARNGGALVEVLRDIIAAPEFTRERLEQLLKQRLAGLKASVVNAGNAYAERLAAAQVSPAGNIEEHFSGLTALENLKQIVEGGGLDALLERLNRVRDLLLQGKPLLCLTATEDDLNLDLTPVTREFTGEAPVGHPHPGTLAGGPRARLTDSPVAFNAVAFRTVPYTHPDSPALLVLSRLLRSEYLLKEIREKGGAYGGGAAFDARGGVFSLSSYRDPHITRTYEVFRAARQFLDTELGERELTEAILGASKTLDPLTSPDTAGRLRFYGDQAGYTPEVQEAYKARLLKVSLDDLKRVTDAWLTQDHAGYALVAGRDPNAETEALGLRFEVETI from the coding sequence ATGACCACCACCGAACGCCTTCCCGCGCTGCCCGCCGCTGGTGACCGGCTGGGCCGCTACACCGTCGAACGTGTGGAGGCCCTGCCGGAGATGCAGGGCACGCTGGTGCTGCTGCGCCACGACCTCGGCGCGCGCCATGCCCACGTGAGCCGCGACGACGACAACCTCGCCTTCGGCGTGACCTTTCCGACCGTGCCGCAGGACAGCACCGGCGTGGCGCACATCCTCGAACACGTCGTGCTGATGGGCAGCCAGAAGTACCCGGTGGCCGACCCCTTCTTCGCCATGATCCCGCGCTCGCTGAACACCTTCATGAACGCGATGACGGCGAGCGACTGGACCACCTACCCCTTTTCCACCCGGAATGAAAAGGACTTCTACAACCTGCTGGGCGTGTACCTCGACGCTGCCTTCTTTCCGCTGCTGCGCTACGAGAGCTTCCGCCAGGACGGCCACCGCTTCGAGTTCGAGACGCCCGACGACCCCAGTACGCCCCTGAAGCTCCAGGGCGTCGTCTACAACGAGATGAAGGGCGGCATGGCCTCAGCCGGCGCGGTGATGTGGCGCGCGTTCGGCAAGGCGCTGTACCCCGACCTCACCTACGCCAACAACTCCGGCGGCTCGCCCGAGGACATCCCCAACCTCACCTACGAGGGGCTGCGGGCCTTCCATGCCGCGCACTATCACCCCAGCAACGCCTTTTTCTACACCTACGGGCGGCTCGACCTGCCCCGCGTGCTGGACGAAATCGAGACGCACGTGATGAGCAAGTTCAGCCCGCAGACGCTGGACGTGAGCATCCCCGACCAGCCCGACTTCGCCCAGCCGCGCCGGGTGGACGTGACCTACCCCGGCAGCGACGTGGAGCGCGGCGGACAGGTCAGCGTGGCCTGGAAGCTGGGCCACACCACCGACCCCGACGGGAACCTGCGCTGGAGCGTGCTGAGCGACGTGCTGCTGGGCAACCCCGCCGCGCCCCTCACCCGCCCGCTGATCGAGTCGGGCATCGGGAGCGCGCTGGCCGACCTCTCCGGCTACCGAGACAACTTCCGTGAGGGGGCCTTCGCGGTGGGCCTCAAGGGCCTGAGCGCCGGGAAGGCCGCCGAGGTGCAGAGCCTGGTGCTGGACACCCTGGCCGCCATCGTGCGTGACGGCATCGACCCCGAGCTGATCGAGAGCAGCCTGCACCAGTTCGAGATCGGGCAGCGCGAGGTGTCCAACAGCGGCTATCCCTACGGCCTGCAAGTGATGTTCCGCCTGCTGGGGCCGTGGCTCTACGGCGGCGACCCGGTGACGGGCCTGCGCCTGGACGCCGAACTGGATCGCCTGCGCGCCGACCTCAAGGCCGGGCGGGTCTTCGAGCCGATGCTTCAGCGTGACTTGCTGGACAACCCCCACCGCGTCACGCTGGTGCTGGCCCCCGACCCCGACCTCGCCGCCCGCACCGAGCAGGCCGAGCGCGAACTGGTGCAGCGCCTGAGCGAGGGCTTCACCGACGAGGACCGCGCCCGCATCGTCCGCGAGAGCCTGCAACTCCAGTCGCTCCAGGGCCAGGAGAGCAGCCCCGACGTGCTGCCTACCCTGACCCTGGCCGACGTGCCGCCCACCGTGCCCCGCGTGCCCTACACCACCGAGGAGGCGGGCCGCGCGCTGATCGGCCGCGTGCCCCAGCCCACCGGCGGCCTGACGTACCTGGACGTGCAGGTGCGGCTGCCCGAGCTTCCCGCCGACCTGCTGGACACGCTGCCGCTGTACGCCTATGCGGTGACTCGCAGCGGCGCGGCCGGGCAGGATTACCTCGCCCTGGCCCGCCGCATCGAGGCCGTGACGGGCGGCGTGAGCGCGAGCGTGGGCGTGGGCGGCAAGCCCGACGACCTCGACACCCTGCGCCTGTCCCTCACCTTCAGCGGCAAGGCGCTGGCCCGCAACGGGGGTGCGCTGGTGGAGGTGCTGCGCGACATCATCGCCGCGCCCGAGTTCACCCGCGAGCGGCTGGAGCAACTGCTCAAGCAGCGCCTGGCGGGCCTCAAGGCCAGCGTGGTGAACGCCGGGAACGCCTACGCCGAGCGCCTCGCCGCCGCCCAGGTCAGCCCCGCCGGAAATATCGAGGAACACTTCAGCGGCCTCACCGCCCTGGAGAACCTCAAGCAAATCGTGGAGGGTGGCGGGCTGGACGCCCTGCTGGAGCGCCTGAACCGCGTCCGCGACCTGCTCTTGCAGGGCAAGCCCCTGCTGTGCCTCACCGCCACCGAGGACGACCTGAACCTCGACCTCACGCCGGTCACGCGCGAATTCACCGGGGAAGCGCCGGTCGGCCATCCCCACCCCGGCACGCTGGCGGGCGGCCCGCGGGCGCGGCTCACCGATTCGCCGGTCGCCTTCAATGCGGTCGCCTTCCGCACCGTGCCCTACACGCACCCCGACAGCCCGGCGCTGCTGGTGCTCTCGCGGCTGCTGCGCAGCGAGTACCTCCTCAAGGAAATCCGCGAGAAGGGCGGTGCGTATGGCGGCGGCGCGGCCTTCGATGCCCGCGGCGGCGTCTTCAGCCTCAGCTCCTACCGCGACCCACACATCACCCGCACCTACGAGGTCTTCCGCGCGGCGCGGCAGTTCCTCGACACCGAACTCGGGGAGCGCGAACTGACCGAGGCTATCCTGGGGGCCAGCAAGACCCTCGACCCCCTCACCAGCCCCGACACAGCGGGCCGCCTGCGCTTCTACGGCGACCAGGCCGGCTACACCCCCGAGGTGCAGGAGGCCTACAAGGCCCGCTTGCTGAAGGTCAGCTTGGACGACCTCAAGCGCGTCACGGACGCCTGGCTGACCCAGGACCACGCCGGATACGCCCTCGTTGCGGGTCGTGACCCGAACGCCGAGACGGAGGCGCTGGGGCTGCGGTTCGAGGTGGAGACGATCTAG
- a CDS encoding Ig domain-containing protein — protein MRQAFPGGALLAGLALLVSCGSTPTTANGTTSARDALYFTTTNLPVGYLSENYDAPVTVAGGTGPYGVRLAAGSLPPGLSLRNLHLVGTPTKTGTYTFTLEASDANLSSKVQPYTLNVNELPPLALKPQLPGGEIRGETRIPLNIVAPRTVRAARVTWDLPEGVSVTRVQPADAGGVLFWKQAGRTLTVDLGFKAVPRSGTRVALVSLKPQKVVTLDTARFAYEARDGEGKMLAEVKLPEPPAPPAPAKAAPAPTTPATTAPASPTPAGTPATPAAAPTTPGTTPGTPTTPPADPANPGTPAPTPPVTPTPTPPAPGGGS, from the coding sequence ATGCGACAAGCCTTCCCCGGAGGGGCACTGCTGGCTGGCCTGGCGCTGCTCGTCTCGTGCGGCAGCACCCCCACCACCGCGAACGGGACGACCAGTGCCCGTGACGCCCTGTACTTCACGACCACCAATCTGCCGGTCGGGTATCTCTCCGAGAACTACGACGCGCCCGTGACGGTGGCGGGCGGCACGGGGCCGTATGGCGTGCGGCTCGCGGCGGGCAGCCTGCCCCCCGGCCTGAGCCTGCGCAACCTGCACCTCGTGGGCACGCCCACCAAGACGGGCACCTACACCTTCACGCTGGAAGCCTCCGACGCCAACCTCAGCAGCAAGGTCCAGCCGTACACGCTGAACGTGAACGAACTGCCGCCGCTGGCCCTGAAGCCGCAACTGCCGGGCGGCGAGATTCGCGGCGAGACGCGCATTCCGCTGAACATCGTCGCGCCCCGGACCGTGCGGGCGGCGCGCGTGACCTGGGACCTGCCCGAGGGCGTGAGCGTCACGCGGGTGCAGCCGGCCGACGCGGGCGGCGTGCTGTTCTGGAAGCAGGCGGGGCGCACCCTGACGGTGGACCTGGGCTTCAAGGCCGTGCCGCGCTCGGGGACGCGCGTGGCCCTGGTCAGCCTCAAGCCGCAGAAGGTCGTGACCCTCGACACCGCCCGCTTTGCCTACGAGGCCCGCGACGGCGAGGGCAAGATGCTCGCGGAAGTCAAGCTGCCCGAACCCCCCGCACCGCCCGCCCCGGCCAAAGCAGCTCCGGCCCCCACGACCCCCGCCACGACAGCCCCGGCCAGCCCCACCCCGGCGGGGACCCCGGCGACGCCTGCGGCCGCGCCCACCACCCCCGGAACCACGCCGGGGACGCCTACCACGCCCCCGGCTGACCCGGCGAATCCGGGCACCCCGGCCCCCACGCCCCCGGTGACGCCGACGCCCACCCCACCTGCCCCCGGAGGCGGGTCGTGA
- the lepB gene encoding signal peptidase I, whose amino-acid sequence MTHAPAPPARDPGGFRAFWRVWVLGALLPVWLLTTFVATFARVDGNSMNPTLQSGDLLLLLKYPRWLRAWGLPTPYPRRGDLLIFKAPADSPYSYETLYGVRHRPYNVKRVLALPGETVAIEDGRVVVDGRPLAESYVNDGVLSDQPPQRVPPGKVWVQGDNRLVGESLDSRTYGPVDLRDAAGPANLRLWPNPGLVGR is encoded by the coding sequence ATGACCCATGCGCCCGCCCCGCCAGCCCGTGACCCCGGCGGGTTCCGTGCGTTCTGGCGGGTGTGGGTGCTGGGTGCCCTGCTGCCGGTGTGGCTGCTGACCACCTTCGTGGCGACCTTCGCGCGGGTGGACGGCAACAGCATGAATCCCACCCTCCAGAGTGGCGACCTGCTGCTGCTGCTGAAATACCCGCGCTGGCTGCGCGCCTGGGGCCTGCCCACGCCCTACCCGCGCCGCGGCGACCTGCTGATTTTCAAGGCCCCGGCAGACAGCCCCTACAGCTACGAGACTCTCTACGGCGTGCGCCACCGTCCCTACAACGTCAAGCGTGTGCTGGCCCTGCCCGGCGAGACGGTCGCCATCGAGGACGGTCGCGTGGTGGTGGACGGGCGACCCCTGGCCGAGAGTTACGTGAATGACGGCGTGCTGAGCGACCAGCCGCCCCAGCGCGTGCCCCCCGGCAAGGTCTGGGTGCAGGGCGACAACCGCCTGGTGGGCGAGAGCCTGGACTCGCGCACCTACGGCCCGGTGGACCTGCGGGACGCCGCTGGCCCGGCCAACCTGCGCCTGTGGCCGAATCCGGGTCTGGTCGGTCGCTGA
- a CDS encoding RNA-binding S4 domain-containing protein, translated as MTSDERDTIDLQDFLKLRGLVETGGEAKFRVQGGEVRLNGVVETRRRKKLRRGDVVEYAGERVRVDW; from the coding sequence ATGACAAGCGACGAACGCGACACCATCGACCTGCAAGACTTCCTGAAGCTGCGCGGGCTGGTCGAGACGGGCGGGGAGGCAAAGTTCCGGGTGCAGGGCGGCGAGGTCCGGCTGAACGGCGTGGTCGAGACGCGGCGGCGCAAGAAGCTGCGGCGGGGCGACGTGGTGGAGTACGCGGGCGAGCGCGTGCGGGTGGACTGGTGA